A window of the Salipiger sp. H15 genome harbors these coding sequences:
- a CDS encoding isocitrate lyase/phosphoenolpyruvate mutase family protein — MNDTINVAEARARLRAILAGGDCVRPASVYDALTARAAARLGFRLGMLGGSVAALAVLGAPDHALLSLDEFAGLCRRICRVGALPLIVDADHGFGPALHAMRTVEELEAAGVAGMTLEDTCLPRPFGAAGGSLVSLPEATAKIAAALAARRDPSFVIIARTDARLQDEDSLIARARAFGKAGADALFVTGARDPRLLASARAAARLPLVIPEPKGALAGADLAALGVRICLTPHRTLPAAVSAAWDSLAATPGAAAAGKPEDLMSELSEAARYEALISRYLTEGSAT, encoded by the coding sequence ATGAACGACACGATCAACGTGGCAGAGGCGCGGGCCCGGCTGCGGGCCATTCTCGCGGGCGGGGACTGCGTGCGCCCGGCGTCCGTCTATGACGCGCTGACGGCCCGCGCCGCCGCGCGGCTCGGCTTCCGGCTCGGGATGCTCGGCGGGTCGGTCGCGGCGCTGGCGGTGCTCGGCGCGCCGGACCATGCGCTGCTCTCGCTCGACGAGTTCGCCGGGCTCTGCCGCCGGATCTGCCGGGTGGGGGCGCTGCCGCTGATCGTCGACGCCGACCACGGGTTCGGACCCGCGCTGCACGCGATGCGCACGGTCGAGGAACTGGAGGCGGCCGGGGTCGCGGGGATGACGCTGGAGGACACCTGCCTGCCGCGGCCCTTCGGCGCGGCGGGAGGCAGCCTCGTGTCGCTGCCCGAGGCCACGGCCAAGATCGCGGCGGCGCTCGCCGCGCGCCGCGATCCGTCCTTCGTCATCATTGCGCGCACCGACGCGCGGCTGCAGGACGAGGACAGCCTGATCGCCCGCGCCCGCGCCTTCGGGAAGGCGGGAGCGGATGCGCTCTTCGTCACCGGCGCGCGCGATCCGCGGCTGCTCGCCAGCGCGCGGGCCGCGGCGCGCCTGCCGCTGGTGATCCCCGAGCCGAAGGGCGCGCTGGCCGGGGCCGATCTCGCGGCGCTCGGCGTGCGCATCTGCCTGACGCCGCACCGGACCCTGCCCGCTGCGGTCTCCGCCGCCTGGGACAGCCTCGCCGCCACGCCCGGTGCAGCGGCTGCCGGAAAGCCCGAGGACCTCATGTCCGAGCTAAGCGAGGCGGCACGCTACGAGGCGCTCATCTCCCGCTACTTGACCGAAGGCAGCGCCACGTAA